A single region of the Paraburkholderia sp. SOS3 genome encodes:
- a CDS encoding glycosyltransferase family 4 protein: MKIVHVVETWIGGIASYVRALMIEQRNLGHEVVLLCDPMNLTQVQVGIADVAVVHYRSSRNPLLFPVVARKLKQLIDDIDADVIHCHSTYPGLYVRLSRYRDPKRVLYTPHAWSFMKRDTPAAIRHLFASVERALSKRCTRILCMSFDEVRAARRYRIPLEKIDLVYTGISADAVVERGTGQAVTQDAGLSIQVGYFGRLDYQKGFDILLGAIPRLKDGLHVHIFGTAVRGGVNLRADDPCVTYHGWVGPEETSRAMKQMDVIVVPSRWEGMALVPIEAMRAGKVLVVSNEGSLPEQVIHGYNGLMLRELTSECLAGQLNALSLEECRRMGANARHVFDHAFRADRFFRSMMSCYESA, encoded by the coding sequence ATGAAAATCGTTCATGTAGTCGAGACCTGGATTGGCGGAATTGCCAGCTACGTACGTGCATTGATGATCGAGCAGCGAAACCTCGGGCACGAGGTCGTGCTGCTCTGCGATCCGATGAATCTCACGCAGGTTCAGGTGGGAATCGCTGACGTGGCGGTGGTTCACTATCGATCCAGCCGCAATCCACTGCTGTTTCCGGTCGTCGCCCGGAAGCTGAAGCAACTGATCGACGACATCGACGCGGACGTGATTCACTGCCACAGCACCTATCCGGGCCTTTACGTGCGCCTGAGCCGATATCGAGACCCGAAACGCGTGCTTTACACGCCGCACGCGTGGTCCTTCATGAAGCGGGACACGCCGGCGGCGATCCGGCACCTCTTCGCATCGGTCGAGCGAGCGCTGTCGAAGCGATGCACGAGGATTCTTTGCATGTCGTTCGACGAAGTGCGCGCTGCCCGACGCTACCGCATCCCGCTAGAAAAAATCGATCTCGTGTACACCGGCATTTCGGCCGACGCGGTTGTCGAGCGTGGCACCGGGCAGGCGGTAACGCAGGATGCCGGCCTGTCGATTCAGGTCGGCTATTTCGGCAGGCTCGACTATCAAAAGGGATTCGACATTCTTCTTGGCGCCATACCGCGTCTGAAGGACGGCTTGCACGTGCACATATTCGGCACGGCGGTTCGGGGAGGCGTGAATCTGCGTGCCGACGACCCGTGTGTCACATACCACGGTTGGGTGGGTCCGGAGGAGACCAGCCGGGCGATGAAGCAGATGGACGTGATCGTGGTGCCCTCGCGTTGGGAGGGCATGGCGCTCGTTCCGATCGAGGCGATGCGTGCGGGGAAGGTGCTCGTTGTCTCCAATGAAGGTTCGTTGCCGGAGCAGGTGATTCATGGCTACAACGGCCTGATGTTGCGCGAGTTGACCAGCGAATGCCTGGCCGGGCAGCTCAACGCTTTGTCGCTTGAAGAATGCCGTCGGATGGGCGCCAATGCGCGCCATGTATTCGATCACGCGTTTCGCGCCGATCGCTTTTTCAGATCGATGATGAGCTGCTATGAGAGCGCATGA
- a CDS encoding polysaccharide pyruvyl transferase family protein — translation MFLLHAYSPRNSGDGLLVKLSLEAIRAAGIHQRVTVVCLDKAAFANYLDDPDVELISLAEFVLRTAVRVVSRRPAIFFGVGGGYLRSGNPAEGWKALIAHGTQILCAAISAGSRTIYLPQSVGPFNGLPGFVLKRLIRRCVGTIFLRDDKSNLELQHWRGIRIGDLVVLEIARRVQLTVVQPAIDRQKVYFVFRDLSGKPYSDAYLRNVKRLAELIPDAEFVLQSSGRGNSDDEFYRRVFGIECRTSLREALQQRDAIVVSVRLHGSLESVLAGVPSIHLSYERKGVAAYRDLGLDEYVFHASDFDPAAIATLVEQLRTVPHLFWHRLNTASANRYDELLEYIKNETRHFDHAADGRKLLASRDRSL, via the coding sequence GTGTTTCTGCTGCACGCCTATAGCCCGCGCAACAGCGGCGACGGATTGCTCGTGAAGTTGAGCCTCGAGGCCATCCGCGCGGCCGGAATACACCAGCGCGTGACGGTGGTGTGTCTCGACAAGGCGGCCTTCGCGAACTACCTCGACGATCCTGATGTCGAGCTGATTTCGCTTGCGGAGTTTGTTCTGAGGACTGCCGTTCGAGTGGTCTCGCGACGTCCTGCGATATTTTTCGGCGTCGGCGGCGGATATCTTCGCTCCGGAAATCCTGCTGAAGGATGGAAGGCACTGATCGCGCATGGCACGCAAATTCTTTGTGCCGCAATCAGTGCGGGAAGCCGGACCATTTATTTGCCGCAAAGCGTTGGACCATTCAATGGCCTGCCCGGCTTCGTTCTGAAGCGGTTGATCCGACGTTGCGTCGGAACGATATTTCTGCGCGACGACAAGAGTAATCTGGAACTGCAGCACTGGCGCGGTATCAGGATCGGGGACCTCGTGGTGCTCGAGATCGCAAGGCGGGTGCAGTTGACGGTGGTTCAACCCGCAATAGACCGGCAGAAGGTGTATTTCGTGTTTCGCGACCTGAGCGGCAAGCCTTACTCGGACGCTTATCTGCGAAACGTCAAGCGCCTCGCGGAGCTGATTCCGGACGCGGAGTTCGTTTTGCAGAGTTCCGGACGAGGCAATAGCGACGACGAGTTCTACCGCCGTGTTTTCGGTATCGAATGCCGCACGTCATTGCGCGAGGCCCTGCAACAGCGCGACGCGATCGTCGTTTCGGTGCGCCTGCACGGAAGTCTGGAAAGCGTGCTGGCCGGCGTGCCGAGCATCCATCTGTCTTACGAGCGAAAGGGCGTCGCCGCGTATCGCGATCTGGGCCTCGACGAATACGTCTTTCATGCCAGTGACTTCGATCCGGCTGCGATAGCGACGCTGGTCGAGCAGTTGCGAACCGTGCCGCATCTGTTCTGGCATCGTTTGAACACGGCATCGGCGAACCGCTACGACGAATTGCTGGAGTACATCAAGAATGAAACGCGACACTTCGATCACGCTGCTGATGGACGGAAACTTCTCGCGAGTCGGGACCGAAGTTTATAG
- a CDS encoding glycosyltransferase: protein MKRDTSITLLMDGNFSRVGTEVYSPHMGFEKFAARFTQSFDEVRIAARSFPVARAIGTRVTGERTSFLDLGAHRGVAALLAGIPRLIARVSRTVADADVLLIRFPGNIALLAMLVCRWRGKRFSTEIVADPADYFSDAASRHPLRRIARAVHCWATRYAATHAETVRYVTAYTLQLEYPAHDIRGVFGFSDVYLPDSMFDQEAAPANHPQDSFGIVNVAMMHNESKGHTVLIHAIARLRARGLNVHATLIGDGSLREKFVREAKQAGVDGAVHFAGSMGGEEVRAAVARHSLFVLPSFQEGMPRAMLEAMALGVPVIATQVGGIAEVLEVKELVTPGDVAGLCDRIERIVRNPALRRSEAQRHRSIARRFQFSTLQSHYLTYCAELKARSVT from the coding sequence ATGAAACGCGACACTTCGATCACGCTGCTGATGGACGGAAACTTCTCGCGAGTCGGGACCGAAGTTTATAGCCCGCACATGGGCTTCGAGAAATTCGCAGCCCGTTTTACGCAGAGTTTCGACGAGGTGCGTATCGCCGCGCGCTCGTTCCCGGTAGCAAGGGCGATCGGCACGCGCGTGACCGGCGAGCGCACATCGTTCCTCGATCTCGGCGCCCATCGGGGTGTCGCTGCGCTGCTGGCCGGCATTCCGCGTCTCATCGCGCGCGTCAGCCGGACTGTCGCGGACGCCGACGTCCTGCTGATTCGCTTTCCGGGGAACATCGCGCTACTGGCGATGCTTGTTTGCCGGTGGCGCGGCAAACGTTTTTCGACCGAAATCGTGGCCGATCCGGCTGATTATTTCAGCGATGCGGCATCGCGGCACCCGCTGCGGCGGATCGCGCGCGCGGTGCATTGCTGGGCAACGCGATATGCCGCGACGCACGCCGAGACCGTTCGGTACGTCACGGCCTACACGCTGCAACTCGAGTATCCGGCACATGACATACGAGGCGTCTTCGGCTTCAGCGACGTCTATCTTCCCGATTCGATGTTCGATCAGGAGGCCGCCCCGGCGAACCATCCGCAAGACAGCTTCGGGATCGTCAACGTGGCGATGATGCACAACGAAAGCAAAGGCCATACGGTGCTGATTCACGCGATAGCGCGGCTTCGCGCGCGTGGGCTCAATGTGCATGCGACCTTGATCGGAGACGGCTCGCTGCGCGAGAAATTCGTCAGGGAAGCGAAGCAGGCCGGCGTTGACGGCGCCGTGCATTTCGCGGGATCGATGGGCGGCGAGGAAGTGCGAGCGGCGGTCGCGCGGCATTCGCTTTTTGTGTTGCCGTCCTTTCAGGAGGGTATGCCGCGCGCCATGCTCGAAGCGATGGCACTCGGCGTGCCGGTTATCGCGACTCAGGTCGGCGGCATTGCCGAGGTGCTCGAAGTCAAAGAGCTCGTCACGCCCGGTGACGTCGCGGGCCTGTGCGATCGCATCGAACGTATCGTGAGAAATCCGGCGCTCCGTAGAAGCGAGGCGCAACGGCACCGCTCGATCGCGCGAAGGTTCCAGTTTTCGACGTTACAGTCGCACTATCTGACCTACTGCGCGGAGCTCAAGGCAAGGAGTGTCACGTGA